In one window of Gemmatimonadaceae bacterium DNA:
- a CDS encoding PhoH family protein, with translation MTDSAATTRRISTEGADLLTLAGVNDVNLVELSRLFGVRVALRGEALSITGPEELVARAAPVGQRMVDVARQRLTLSADDVLRLSELAPEDVAEQAEGSANGAPPSAPHIALPGVRKLVQAKTPGQAEYLAKIAEQDIVVGIGPAGTGKTYLAVAAAVDALTRKRVRRIVLARPAVEAGESLGFLPGDMQAKVDPYLRPLYDALDEMMPFDRVQKALETRVIEIAPLAFMRGRTLADAFVILDEAQNATSMQMKMFLTRLGVNSKVVITGDKTQVDLPKREESGLLQVERILAGIEGIAFQYFDENDVVRHRLVRQIIRAYASDVAR, from the coding sequence ATGACGGATTCCGCGGCCACCACCCGCCGCATCTCCACCGAGGGCGCCGACCTCCTCACGCTGGCCGGCGTCAACGACGTGAACCTGGTGGAGCTGTCGCGGCTGTTCGGCGTTCGCGTCGCGCTGCGGGGCGAGGCCCTGTCGATCACCGGACCGGAGGAGCTGGTGGCGCGCGCAGCGCCCGTGGGCCAGCGCATGGTGGACGTGGCACGGCAGCGGCTCACCCTGTCGGCCGACGACGTGCTGCGCCTATCGGAACTGGCGCCCGAGGACGTGGCCGAACAGGCGGAAGGCTCGGCGAACGGCGCTCCGCCGTCCGCGCCGCACATCGCGCTGCCCGGCGTCCGCAAGCTCGTGCAGGCCAAGACGCCAGGGCAGGCCGAGTACTTGGCCAAGATCGCCGAGCAGGACATCGTGGTCGGCATCGGGCCCGCGGGCACCGGCAAGACATACCTTGCGGTGGCGGCCGCCGTGGACGCGCTCACCCGCAAGCGGGTGCGGCGCATCGTGCTCGCGCGGCCGGCGGTGGAGGCGGGCGAATCGCTCGGGTTCCTGCCCGGCGATATGCAGGCCAAGGTCGATCCGTATCTGCGGCCGTTGTACGACGCGCTGGACGAGATGATGCCGTTCGACCGCGTGCAGAAGGCACTGGAGACGCGGGTCATCGAGATCGCGCCGCTGGCGTTCATGCGCGGGCGCACGCTGGCCGACGCGTTCGTGATCCTCGACGAGGCACAGAACGCGACTTCGATGCAGATGAAGATGTTTCTGACCCGGCTGGGCGTGAACTCCAAAGTCGTGATCACCGGCGATAAGACGCAGGTGGATCTGCCGAAGCGCGAGGAGTCCGGCCTGCTGCAGGTGGAGCGGATCCTCGCCGGCATCGAGGGCATCGCCTTCCAGTACTTCGACGAGAACGACGTGGTGCGACACCGCCTGGTGCGGCAGATCATTCGGGCGTACGCGTCGGACGTGGCCCGCTGA
- the aspS gene encoding aspartate--tRNA ligase gives MQTDFSTTLRTHRCGSLRATHVGQRVRLGGWVHRARNLGGLVFVDLRDLSGIVQTSFDPQRTPKDVCDRAAGLGNETVVLMEGEVVRRPATMHNADLATGEVEVHVTSLTVVGPAAVPAIPVARAKGENLPAEDLRLRHRYLDLRRAELQQNLVLRHRLTQATRRYLSDRGFLEIETPILTKPTPEGARDYLVPSRIHEGEFYALPQSPQIYKQLLMVAGYDRYFQVARCFRDEDLRADRQPEFTQIDIEASFIGVEDIVALTEGMVAALWAEAGYAVSTPFPRMTYTDAMERYGCDRPDLRYGLEIADVSDVFRGTEFGITRSALAEGGRVRGLVVPGGAALSRKQLDEVEAEARSAGAMGLLRLKRVNGKLEGPAAKFLAEGAAERLQLVEGALGLYVAAHDRVANPALDRVRQNVAHRLGLVPADAHAFLWVTDFPMFDRDPATGQLASVHHPFTAPRAEDVPKLDTAPETVRAAAYDVVFNGTELGGGSIRIADPALQSRVFSLLGIDEATAQARFGFLLEGLRAGAPPHGGIALGMDRIAMMLAGANSLRDVIAFPKTTAARALFEGAPAPVPPEELRDLHIAVTGGGGAGGRTP, from the coding sequence ATGCAAACCGACTTCTCGACAACTCTGAGGACCCACCGCTGCGGGAGCCTGCGGGCGACCCACGTGGGGCAACGTGTCCGTCTGGGCGGCTGGGTGCACCGCGCCCGCAACCTCGGCGGCCTGGTGTTCGTGGATCTGCGCGATCTGAGCGGCATCGTCCAGACCTCGTTCGACCCACAGCGCACGCCCAAGGACGTGTGCGACCGTGCCGCCGGGCTCGGCAACGAGACGGTGGTCCTCATGGAAGGCGAGGTGGTGCGGCGACCGGCCACGATGCACAACGCCGATCTCGCCACGGGCGAGGTGGAGGTGCACGTCACGTCACTCACCGTGGTGGGCCCGGCGGCGGTGCCCGCCATTCCGGTGGCCCGCGCCAAGGGTGAGAACCTGCCGGCCGAGGATCTCCGCCTTCGCCACCGGTACCTCGATTTGCGGCGCGCCGAGCTGCAGCAGAATCTGGTGCTGCGGCACCGGCTCACGCAGGCCACTCGCCGGTACCTGAGCGACCGCGGATTTCTCGAGATCGAGACGCCGATTCTCACCAAACCCACGCCCGAAGGGGCGCGGGACTACCTCGTGCCCAGCCGGATCCACGAGGGCGAGTTCTACGCGCTGCCGCAGTCGCCGCAGATTTATAAACAATTGCTAATGGTCGCGGGATACGACCGGTACTTCCAGGTGGCCCGGTGCTTCCGCGACGAGGATCTGCGGGCCGACCGCCAGCCGGAGTTCACGCAGATCGACATCGAGGCATCGTTCATCGGCGTCGAGGACATCGTCGCCCTCACCGAGGGGATGGTCGCCGCGCTGTGGGCCGAAGCCGGCTACGCCGTGTCGACGCCGTTCCCGCGCATGACCTACACCGACGCCATGGAGCGCTACGGCTGCGACCGCCCCGACCTCCGGTACGGCCTGGAGATCGCCGACGTGAGCGACGTATTCCGCGGCACGGAATTCGGCATCACGCGTTCGGCGCTCGCCGAGGGGGGCCGGGTACGGGGGCTCGTGGTGCCGGGCGGCGCCGCGCTGTCGCGCAAGCAGCTCGACGAGGTGGAAGCCGAAGCCAGGTCCGCCGGCGCCATGGGGCTCCTGCGGCTCAAGCGCGTCAATGGCAAGCTCGAAGGGCCGGCCGCGAAGTTCCTCGCCGAGGGAGCCGCTGAACGGCTGCAACTGGTCGAGGGCGCACTGGGGCTCTACGTGGCGGCGCACGATCGCGTGGCCAATCCGGCGCTCGACCGCGTGCGGCAGAATGTTGCCCACCGGCTCGGGCTCGTGCCCGCGGACGCGCACGCGTTTCTGTGGGTGACGGACTTCCCGATGTTCGATCGCGACCCCGCCACCGGGCAGCTGGCATCCGTGCACCACCCGTTCACCGCGCCGCGCGCCGAGGACGTGCCCAAGCTCGACACGGCGCCCGAAACCGTGCGTGCCGCAGCGTACGACGTGGTGTTCAACGGCACGGAACTGGGCGGTGGGAGCATCCGCATCGCCGACCCGGCGCTACAGAGCCGCGTGTTCTCGCTGCTCGGGATCGACGAGGCCACGGCGCAGGCGCGGTTCGGGTTCCTGCTCGAAGGGCTGCGCGCCGGCGCGCCGCCGCATGGCGGCATCGCGCTCGGCATGGACCGTATTGCGATGATGCTGGCCGGCGCGAATTCACTGCGTGATGTGATCGCCTTTCCGAAGACCACCGCGGCCCGTGCGCTGTTCGAGGGCGCGCCGGCGCCGGTGCCGCCCGAGGAACTGCGCGACCTCCACATCGCGGTGACCGGTGGGGGCGGCGCCGGAGGGCGCACCCCATGA
- the rlmN gene encoding 23S rRNA (adenine(2503)-C(2))-methyltransferase RlmN — MSDRENLLDLTPAQALERLTEFMRQEGLPAYRAKQVVRHLWVAPAADFANMTDLPGALRERLAERFVLPRLTILARQKSADGTEKFLFQLADGEAIETVAIPEGRRLTLCISSQAGCALQCAFCATGAMGFSRNLAPHEIAGQVREMRLLDPPIAVTNVVFMGMGEPLMNWKAVDSALTLLNDPQGLGIGARHITVSTVGILPGIVALGKRPEQFRLAISIHAPSDSLRRDLMPINTKYPLADVIEAAKVFDRRVTFEYVMLGGVNDAEEHALNLAALALECRAFVNLIPLHPGGARGFVPSSRQRMAAFERELRAQGVEVAVRRSRGVDIAAACGQLRTERLGRRPPRTPKQHGDVHIDG, encoded by the coding sequence ATGAGCGATCGCGAAAACCTACTGGATCTCACGCCGGCACAGGCGTTGGAGCGGCTGACGGAGTTCATGCGCCAGGAAGGGCTGCCGGCGTACCGCGCCAAGCAGGTGGTGCGCCACCTCTGGGTGGCGCCGGCGGCCGATTTCGCCAACATGACGGACCTCCCCGGGGCGCTGCGCGAGCGCCTGGCCGAACGGTTCGTTCTCCCGCGGCTCACCATTCTGGCGCGTCAGAAGTCGGCCGACGGCACGGAGAAGTTCCTCTTCCAGCTGGCCGATGGCGAAGCCATCGAGACGGTCGCCATTCCCGAGGGCCGCCGCCTCACGCTGTGCATCTCGTCGCAGGCGGGGTGCGCGCTGCAGTGCGCCTTCTGCGCCACCGGCGCGATGGGGTTCTCCCGCAATCTCGCCCCGCATGAGATCGCCGGTCAGGTGCGCGAGATGCGCCTGCTCGATCCGCCCATCGCGGTGACGAACGTGGTGTTCATGGGGATGGGGGAGCCACTCATGAACTGGAAGGCGGTGGACTCCGCGCTCACGCTTCTCAACGACCCGCAGGGCCTCGGCATCGGAGCGCGCCACATCACGGTCTCCACCGTGGGCATCCTGCCCGGCATCGTCGCCCTGGGTAAGCGTCCGGAGCAGTTCAGGCTGGCGATCTCGATCCACGCGCCCAGCGATTCGCTGCGGCGCGACCTGATGCCGATCAACACGAAGTATCCGCTGGCCGATGTGATCGAGGCGGCCAAGGTGTTCGACCGGCGCGTCACGTTCGAATACGTGATGCTGGGGGGCGTGAACGATGCCGAAGAGCACGCGCTGAACCTCGCGGCCCTGGCCCTCGAATGCCGGGCGTTCGTCAACCTGATTCCCCTGCACCCCGGAGGGGCGCGTGGGTTCGTACCCAGTTCGCGCCAACGGATGGCAGCTTTCGAGCGCGAGCTGCGAGCGCAGGGCGTCGAGGTGGCGGTGCGCCGGAGCCGCGGGGTGGACATCGCCGCGGCGTGCGGTCAGCTACGGACGGAGCGGCTCGGCCGGCGGCCGCCACGTACGCCCAAGCAGCACGGTGACGTCCACATAGACGGTTGA
- a CDS encoding LytR C-terminal domain-containing protein, with protein sequence MKRGPLIVGLAAALLMAGGAWYWWARAHATLATTEPPDLTAPARERVRVEVINSTTRRGLARRATFALRAKGFDVVLIGTSSDRRDSTLVLDRSNHPDWARRVAAALGGARVQTRPDSTVYVDVTVLLGRTWRPPAEPLRP encoded by the coding sequence ATGAAGCGGGGACCGCTCATCGTCGGACTCGCCGCGGCGCTGTTGATGGCCGGCGGCGCATGGTACTGGTGGGCGCGCGCCCACGCCACGCTGGCCACCACGGAGCCACCCGACCTGACCGCTCCGGCCCGTGAGCGCGTGCGGGTGGAGGTCATCAACAGCACCACCAGGCGGGGCCTCGCCAGGCGCGCCACCTTCGCGCTTCGGGCGAAGGGGTTCGACGTCGTGCTGATCGGCACCTCGAGCGACAGGCGCGACAGCACGCTCGTGCTCGACCGATCGAACCATCCGGATTGGGCGCGCCGCGTCGCGGCGGCGCTGGGCGGCGCGCGCGTCCAAACGCGCCCCGACTCAACCGTCTATGTGGACGTCACCGTGCTGCTTGGGCGTACGTGGCGGCCGCCGGCCGAGCCGCTCCGTCCGTAG